One Paenibacillus sp. FSL H7-0737 DNA segment encodes these proteins:
- a CDS encoding extracellular solute-binding protein, with the protein MIKKNKLLSVSITAALSASLLAGCGSNDGTDNTNKAAGDNTKQEPITLTWFDSNTKGEPFTDAVAQEITKKTGIEISIQQPTGNPTEKLSLMLASGDYPDVVVMSRGDASLDKYITSGAFIPLDELIEKNGPDIKEMYGDTLTKTRYKDGKNYYLANWYGLDSDPVFGMLMRKNLLADLAPDKADGRAPLTTDELEAILKDFKAKNKTIDGKESIPMTMNGENMGANLGTFKGMWGLKTYYDNNGTLQYDVKDPKYREMLLYVNKLYREGLIEKEFAISKTQTWVQKLATGAVFSTPGAYWDPGNGNGTLKKDGGEDNQLFPYKVVAPGVDPAQTTFGPRSSLGWDAIAITKNNKHPEETMKLFNFLASDEGQHLLLWGQEGVQYTMVDGKRQPDPAFLDSFKENWDDTVKKSGVRKWLWFIKNGLDANEQPYDMAVKYQRSEVDQMAIKSLGDSVWDTAAYDNLSPDGGTPEALTAQKVKDIMDQSITRVIIAPTEAEANATFDKMLAEMKKAGDEKVEEIINQKYAERMELWNSK; encoded by the coding sequence ATGATAAAGAAAAACAAATTGTTGAGCGTAAGTATAACTGCTGCATTATCTGCTTCACTATTAGCGGGCTGTGGCTCTAATGATGGAACAGACAATACAAACAAAGCGGCTGGAGACAATACAAAACAAGAGCCGATTACACTTACATGGTTTGATTCAAATACTAAGGGAGAGCCTTTTACTGATGCTGTCGCCCAAGAAATCACTAAAAAGACTGGCATTGAGATCTCTATTCAGCAGCCAACAGGAAATCCGACAGAGAAGCTAAGCTTGATGCTTGCCAGCGGTGACTATCCGGATGTGGTCGTGATGAGCCGTGGGGATGCTTCACTTGATAAATACATTACAAGCGGTGCCTTTATTCCACTCGATGAGCTGATTGAGAAGAATGGCCCTGATATCAAGGAAATGTATGGCGACACATTGACCAAGACTCGTTATAAAGACGGAAAGAACTATTACTTGGCTAACTGGTATGGACTAGATAGTGATCCAGTCTTCGGGATGCTGATGAGAAAAAATCTGCTTGCAGATCTGGCTCCGGACAAAGCAGATGGCAGAGCACCGCTTACAACAGATGAATTAGAAGCGATTTTGAAGGATTTTAAAGCAAAAAACAAGACGATTGATGGAAAAGAATCCATTCCAATGACCATGAACGGCGAGAATATGGGCGCCAACCTTGGAACATTCAAAGGCATGTGGGGTCTGAAAACTTACTATGATAACAATGGAACATTGCAATATGATGTTAAGGATCCAAAGTATCGTGAAATGTTGCTCTACGTAAATAAATTATACAGAGAAGGTCTGATTGAGAAGGAATTTGCGATTAGCAAAACGCAAACTTGGGTTCAAAAGCTGGCTACTGGCGCAGTATTCTCCACACCAGGCGCTTACTGGGATCCAGGTAACGGGAACGGAACTTTGAAGAAGGATGGCGGAGAAGATAATCAGCTCTTCCCATACAAGGTTGTTGCCCCTGGAGTAGACCCTGCCCAAACGACATTTGGACCAAGAAGCTCACTTGGATGGGATGCTATCGCTATTACGAAGAACAACAAGCACCCTGAAGAAACAATGAAGCTGTTCAATTTCTTGGCAAGTGATGAAGGACAGCATTTACTGCTGTGGGGCCAAGAAGGCGTTCAATACACCATGGTGGATGGCAAGAGACAACCGGACCCTGCATTCTTGGATAGCTTCAAGGAAAACTGGGACGACACAGTCAAGAAGAGCGGTGTCCGCAAATGGTTGTGGTTTATCAAGAATGGTCTGGATGCAAATGAACAGCCTTACGATATGGCCGTTAAATATCAACGCAGTGAAGTAGATCAGATGGCAATCAAGAGTCTTGGGGATTCCGTATGGGATACAGCGGCATATGACAACTTGAGCCCTGATGGCGGAACACCTGAAGCACTGACTGCACAGAAGGTAAAAGATATTATGGATCAAAGCATTACGAGAGTAATCATTGCTCCTACTGAAGCCGAAGCCAACGCGACATTCGATAAGATGCTTGCGGAAATGAAAAAGGCTGGGGATGAGAAAGTAGAAGAAATCATTAACCAAAAGTACGCAGAGCGTATGGAGCTGTGGAATTCAAAATAA
- a CDS encoding carbohydrate ABC transporter permease, producing the protein MFLNRYGDHIFKCFVYLILILVLLVTFLPFWNILVLSLNAAEDTVRGGVYFWPRDITFDSYKQILKDTEIMNGIWVTVKRTVIGAPLSVLVITMLAYPLSRRNLMGRKGWNLYFVFTMYFGGGLIPYYMVLKALNMIDTFSVFILPGLMNVFYMIIVRTFMEGLPGEIEESAKVDGANDLMIFFRIVLPLTTPVLATVGLFQAISHWNSWFDSYAFTYSSDLKTLQAVLVKILSQFQTGGMVSQSQMLANSAKRNAVSSDTIRMAATMVATLPIVLVYPFLQKYFVKGMTLGAVKS; encoded by the coding sequence ATGTTTTTGAACAGATACGGAGATCATATCTTTAAGTGTTTTGTATATTTGATTCTTATCCTTGTATTGCTAGTTACCTTCTTACCTTTTTGGAATATTCTCGTTCTTTCATTAAATGCTGCTGAGGATACTGTTCGGGGCGGCGTCTACTTTTGGCCAAGAGATATCACCTTTGATAGCTACAAACAAATTTTGAAAGATACCGAAATTATGAATGGGATATGGGTAACAGTTAAACGGACCGTAATTGGTGCACCACTATCGGTTCTTGTGATTACGATGCTTGCTTATCCGCTAAGCCGGCGGAATTTGATGGGACGCAAGGGTTGGAACCTTTACTTCGTCTTTACGATGTATTTCGGAGGCGGGCTGATTCCTTATTACATGGTGCTTAAAGCCCTGAATATGATCGACACTTTCTCCGTTTTTATTCTGCCAGGCTTGATGAATGTCTTCTATATGATTATTGTCCGTACCTTTATGGAGGGATTACCTGGTGAGATTGAGGAGTCAGCGAAAGTAGATGGAGCGAACGACTTAATGATTTTCTTCCGGATTGTGCTGCCGTTAACAACACCAGTACTTGCGACAGTGGGCCTCTTTCAGGCAATATCGCATTGGAACTCGTGGTTTGACTCCTATGCATTTACTTACAGCTCAGACCTGAAGACCTTGCAAGCGGTCCTCGTCAAAATACTGAGTCAGTTCCAGACCGGAGGTATGGTATCGCAATCGCAAATGCTGGCAAACTCCGCCAAGCGAAATGCTGTTTCAAGCGATACGATCCGGATGGCAGCGACGATGGTTGCAACATTGCCTATCGTTCTAGTATATCCGTTCCTGCAAAAGTATTTTGTTAAGGGTATGACTTTGGGAGCTGTTAAGAGTTAA
- a CDS encoding ABC transporter permease, protein MHKASAIKTVRGNNFWYRLKEQKWLFLLMLPAIIATLLFSYGPMFGMYMAFTNYQPGGGTFFQQFFHADFVGFKWFEYFFTTGDFYRVMRNTLATSLLTLLFGFPAPIILALVLNEAKQGFFKRFTQTVSYLPHFISWVIAANIVITLLASDGMFNNLLVTLGIVNEPVAFLQNGPLFWWIIALSNMWKEMGFSAIMYLAAISAINPELYEAARVDGASRFKQMWNITLPALRPTIVILAILAVGGILNAGFEQQYLLQNNTVLEYSEVIDIYAYKYGLQNSMFSYGAAVGVFKSVIAFILVVIVNRISRKVNDQALF, encoded by the coding sequence ATGCATAAAGCAAGCGCTATCAAAACAGTCAGGGGCAATAATTTTTGGTACAGATTAAAAGAGCAGAAATGGTTATTTTTGCTAATGCTCCCTGCCATAATTGCGACATTGCTATTTTCCTATGGACCTATGTTTGGTATGTATATGGCATTTACAAACTATCAACCGGGTGGAGGAACATTTTTTCAACAATTTTTCCATGCTGACTTTGTTGGCTTTAAGTGGTTTGAATATTTCTTTACCACAGGAGACTTCTACCGTGTAATGCGTAATACGCTTGCGACAAGCCTCTTGACCTTGTTATTCGGGTTTCCTGCGCCGATCATACTCGCGCTTGTGCTGAATGAAGCCAAACAGGGATTTTTCAAACGCTTTACGCAGACGGTTTCTTATCTACCGCATTTTATCTCATGGGTTATCGCCGCTAACATTGTAATTACGCTGCTAGCTTCCGATGGGATGTTCAACAATCTTTTAGTAACGCTCGGGATTGTTAACGAACCGGTAGCTTTTCTACAAAACGGACCTTTATTCTGGTGGATTATCGCCTTATCTAATATGTGGAAAGAAATGGGTTTTAGCGCCATTATGTACCTAGCTGCAATATCCGCTATTAATCCAGAGCTTTACGAAGCCGCAAGAGTAGATGGAGCTAGCCGATTCAAGCAAATGTGGAATATTACGCTCCCTGCTTTACGTCCAACTATCGTGATATTGGCCATTCTTGCAGTCGGAGGTATTTTGAATGCCGGCTTTGAACAACAATATCTGTTGCAAAATAACACTGTACTTGAGTACTCGGAAGTTATCGATATTTATGCATACAAATACGGGTTACAAAACAGCATGTTCTCATACGGGGCTGCCGTGGGGGTATTCAAATCCGTTATTGCCTTCATTCTTGTTGTAATCGTGAATCGAATTTCTAGAAAAGTGAACGACCAAGCGTTGTTCTAA